One genomic region from Clostridium saccharobutylicum DSM 13864 encodes:
- the bioA gene encoding adenosylmethionine--8-amino-7-oxononanoate transaminase, which yields MNDYVKKDLKYIWHPCAQAKDYDDFKPIVIEKGEGVWLYDIDGNRYLDCISSWWTNTLGHSNKRINEAIKRQVDNVEHVIFADFSNKPAIELAEKLVEITPDKLTKIFFSDNGSSAVEIALKMSFHYNMQMGNPRKKRFVTLSGAYHGETLGALSVCDIDKYNEVYKPLLLETLRVEGPDCYRCKYGLQREVCNAECFENMEKCLTENNEEISAVIVEPMVQGAAGMRIYSPIYLKKLRELCDKYNIHLIADEIAMGFGRTGKMFACNHAEISPDFMCLSKGISAGYMPMSAVMTTDKIYNCFYGDYKELKTFIHSHTYTGNAMACAIGVENLKIFEEDNIIKNNIKKGELIKKLTLEKAEASKHVGDVRSIGMITAIELVKDKKTKETYPWQMRVGYEIYRIALKKGLLLRPMGNVLYFIPPYVINEDDIKFMVNTCFESIEEYYKRTVDIM from the coding sequence ATGAATGATTATGTAAAAAAAGATTTAAAGTATATATGGCATCCTTGTGCACAAGCGAAAGATTATGATGATTTTAAACCAATAGTAATTGAAAAAGGTGAAGGTGTTTGGCTTTATGATATAGATGGAAATAGGTATTTAGATTGTATATCATCTTGGTGGACTAATACTTTAGGGCATAGTAACAAGAGAATTAATGAAGCAATAAAAAGACAAGTTGACAATGTTGAACATGTTATATTTGCGGATTTTTCAAATAAGCCAGCTATAGAGTTAGCTGAAAAGCTTGTGGAAATAACACCGGACAAGCTTACAAAAATATTTTTCTCTGATAATGGATCTTCAGCGGTAGAAATAGCTTTAAAAATGAGTTTTCATTATAATATGCAAATGGGAAATCCAAGAAAAAAGAGATTTGTAACACTAAGTGGAGCATATCATGGAGAAACTTTAGGGGCATTATCTGTATGTGATATTGATAAATATAATGAAGTTTATAAACCTCTTCTTTTAGAAACTTTAAGAGTTGAAGGGCCAGATTGTTATAGATGTAAATACGGCCTTCAAAGGGAAGTTTGTAATGCGGAGTGTTTTGAAAACATGGAGAAATGCTTGACAGAAAACAATGAGGAGATAAGTGCAGTGATAGTTGAGCCTATGGTTCAAGGTGCAGCAGGAATGAGAATTTATTCTCCAATATATCTAAAAAAGCTTCGAGAGCTTTGTGATAAATACAATATACATCTTATTGCGGATGAAATTGCAATGGGATTTGGTAGAACAGGAAAGATGTTTGCATGTAATCATGCTGAAATAAGTCCAGATTTTATGTGTCTTTCAAAAGGAATTTCTGCTGGATATATGCCTATGTCAGCAGTTATGACTACAGATAAAATATATAATTGTTTCTATGGAGATTATAAAGAACTAAAAACATTTATACATAGTCATACTTATACGGGTAATGCTATGGCTTGTGCTATTGGAGTAGAAAATCTGAAGATATTTGAAGAAGATAATATTATAAAAAATAATATAAAAAAGGGTGAGCTTATAAAGAAACTTACATTAGAAAAAGCAGAAGCTTCGAAGCATGTAGGTGATGTAAGAAGCATAGGAATGATAACAGCGATTGAATTAGTAAAAGATAAAAAAACAAAGGAAACTTATCCTTGGCAAATGAGGGTGGGCTATGAAATTTATAGAATTGCTCTTAAAAAAGGATTATTGTTAAGACCAATGGGGAATGTATTGTATTTTATTCCACCATATGTGATTAATGAAGATGATATAAAATTTATGGTAAATACGTGCTTTGAAAGTATAGAAGAATACTATAAAAGAACAGTTGATATTATGTAA